Proteins found in one Corynebacterium zhongnanshanii genomic segment:
- a CDS encoding bile acid:sodium symporter family protein — protein MQTNRTSEPTQRSLLSRILSYRPDLLIVLILAAVALALIVPVRGQAADIANTIVTIAIGFLFFLYGARLSREEAFKGLMHWKLHLLILVFTFVAFPLIGLLLTPLRGLVGDDMFMGILYLCLVPSTVQSSVAFTSIARGHVAASIVAASVSSLAGVFLTPLLVLLLMSTSGGLHIDASTFLKIAVQLLLPFLLGQILRPWVHKFAASPLTKKVDQISIGMVVYVSFSDGVTSGAWSSVSIWTLLGLIVGSVVFVYAMLWFTSTVARRLGFDYRDQVAIQFAGTKKSLASGLPMAAVMFAGANLGLLILPLMIFHQVQLMICSARASKYAKRYEAWERSGTGSPTTW, from the coding sequence ATGCAGACGAACCGAACTTCAGAACCGACGCAGCGCTCGCTGCTCAGCAGAATCCTGTCCTACCGACCGGACCTGCTCATCGTGCTGATTCTGGCCGCCGTGGCTCTCGCGCTCATCGTTCCCGTGCGCGGGCAGGCAGCGGACATTGCAAACACCATCGTGACCATCGCGATCGGCTTTTTGTTCTTCCTCTACGGCGCGCGCCTCTCTCGCGAAGAAGCGTTCAAAGGCCTCATGCACTGGAAGCTGCACCTGCTGATTCTTGTGTTCACCTTTGTGGCATTTCCGCTGATAGGGCTTCTGCTGACGCCGCTGCGCGGACTCGTCGGCGACGACATGTTCATGGGCATCCTGTACCTGTGCCTCGTGCCGTCCACAGTGCAGTCTTCCGTGGCCTTCACCTCCATCGCGCGCGGACACGTGGCCGCATCCATCGTCGCCGCGTCGGTCTCCAGCCTGGCCGGCGTGTTCCTCACACCGCTGCTGGTCCTGCTGCTGATGAGCACCTCCGGCGGCCTGCACATCGACGCATCAACCTTCCTGAAAATCGCTGTGCAGCTGCTGCTTCCGTTCCTGCTGGGACAGATCCTCCGGCCGTGGGTACACAAATTTGCAGCTAGCCCGCTCACCAAAAAAGTGGACCAGATCAGCATCGGCATGGTGGTGTACGTCAGCTTCTCGGACGGCGTGACCTCCGGGGCATGGTCCAGCGTCAGCATCTGGACATTGCTCGGCCTGATCGTGGGATCCGTTGTGTTTGTGTACGCAATGCTGTGGTTCACCAGCACCGTAGCCCGACGCCTAGGCTTCGACTACCGAGACCAAGTCGCCATCCAATTCGCTGGAACCAAAAAATCGCTGGCCTCCGGCCTGCCGATGGCAGCCGTCATGTTCGCCGGAGCAAACCTAGGGCTACTGATCCTGCCGCTCATGATCTTCCACCAAGTGCAGCTCATGATCTGCTCGGCTCGAGCCTCCAAGTATGCGAAGCGCTACGAAGCGTGGGAGCGGTCAGGTACTGGCAGTCCAACAACCTGGTAG
- a CDS encoding NUDIX hydrolase: MPTPDFIVKLREKIGHDALWLPGVTAVVIRDVPADAPIWAVPEVLLVRRADNGQWTPVTGIVDPGEEPDAAAVREVLEETGLSVQVEALLGVGQVGPVEYPNGDVSSYMDTAMRLSVMKNDATPHHDEPIVGDDESVDVGWFSVAQLPPMQPRFRLVIADAVAQMKHPVGFRPRMGYRKRNGDKLRGD; this comes from the coding sequence ATGCCAACTCCTGATTTCATTGTGAAGCTGCGTGAGAAGATCGGTCATGATGCGTTGTGGTTGCCTGGTGTGACGGCGGTGGTTATCCGTGATGTGCCGGCGGACGCTCCGATCTGGGCGGTGCCGGAGGTGTTGCTGGTGCGCCGGGCGGACAATGGCCAGTGGACTCCGGTGACGGGGATTGTTGATCCGGGCGAGGAGCCGGATGCTGCGGCGGTGCGGGAGGTCTTGGAGGAGACTGGCCTGTCTGTGCAGGTGGAGGCTTTGTTGGGGGTGGGCCAGGTGGGTCCGGTGGAGTATCCGAATGGGGACGTGTCGAGCTACATGGATACTGCGATGCGTCTTTCTGTGATGAAAAACGACGCCACGCCTCACCACGATGAACCCATCGTCGGAGATGACGAGTCTGTCGATGTGGGATGGTTTTCGGTGGCGCAATTGCCGCCGATGCAGCCTCGCTTTCGTTTGGTGATTGCGGATGCGGTGGCGCAGATGAAGCATCCGGTGGGGTTCCGTCCTCGGATGGGTTATCGGAAGCGTAATGGGGATAAGTTGCGTGGTGACTAA